Proteins encoded together in one Thermococcus gammatolerans EJ3 window:
- a CDS encoding type II toxin-antitoxin system VapC family toxin, with translation MKLFLDTNLFVYLNSRIPEDIANELDEFYADLTQKHELYTDVLVLDELIHVSKRKYGIAYKDTLEFIDDIVLPAVRVLPLTFQDYLTAKGIILQYGLRPSDALHVAVIENNGLQVIVSEDEDFDVLPLKRVWLGG, from the coding sequence ATGAAGCTCTTCCTTGATACCAACCTTTTCGTTTACCTTAACTCGAGAATTCCAGAGGATATCGCCAACGAGCTCGATGAATTCTACGCGGACCTTACTCAGAAGCATGAGCTCTACACGGATGTGCTGGTTCTCGATGAGCTAATCCACGTCTCAAAGCGCAAGTATGGAATAGCTTACAAGGATACTCTCGAATTCATAGACGACATTGTTCTGCCCGCGGTTAGAGTCCTTCCCCTGACATTTCAGGACTATTTAACAGCCAAGGGAATTATCCTCCAATACGGCCTCCGCCCTTCGGATGCCCTTCACGTTGCGGTTATCGAGAACAACGGCCTGCAGGTGATAGTAAGCGAGGATGAGGATTTTGACGTTCTTCCGCTCAAACGGGTTTGGCTGGGTGGTTGA
- a CDS encoding AbrB/MazE/SpoVT family DNA-binding domain-containing protein, with amino-acid sequence MVIPLVSIRLKVGPKGQIVIPKVFREAYGIKEGGEVIVEPTEEGLVIKKPPSKEELLRKLKEYHEKRKGTKPAKLGELKGISLEDEFDEVWGIEE; translated from the coding sequence ATGGTGATACCTTTGGTTAGCATACGCCTCAAGGTTGGGCCCAAGGGACAGATAGTAATCCCCAAGGTTTTCCGCGAGGCCTACGGTATAAAGGAGGGCGGGGAAGTGATAGTCGAGCCTACGGAGGAGGGTCTCGTTATTAAAAAGCCGCCGAGCAAAGAGGAACTCCTAAGAAAGCTCAAGGAGTATCACGAGAAGCGAAAAGGCACTAAGCCGGCAAAACTGGGAGAGCTCAAAGGGATAAGCCTCGAAGACGAGTTCGACGAGGTCTGGGGGATTGAGGAATGA
- a CDS encoding adenylosuccinate synthetase, which translates to MPSYIVVGGQWGDEGKGSIIAYLALKDEPEVIARGGVGTNAGHSVFINGKRYAVRQLPTGFIQTKARLLIGAGVLVDPEVFFHELEHLKDFNVAGRVGIDHRCAIIEEKHKQLDRSNSHLHDKIGTTGSGCGPANADRVMRKAKLAKEVPELEPYLTDVAQEINDALDEGKLVLIEGTQGFGLSLYYGTYPYVTSKDTTASAIASDVGIGPTRVDDVIVVFKSFPTRVGAGPFPTEMSQEEAEKLGLVEYGTVTGRRRRVGWFDFDFARYSARINGATMIALTMLDKYDKNAFGVTDYDRLPKKAREFVEEIEGRVGVPVGLIKTGPELEHIIDRREVI; encoded by the coding sequence ATGCCGAGCTACATCGTCGTTGGCGGTCAATGGGGAGATGAAGGTAAGGGTTCTATCATAGCCTACCTCGCCCTAAAAGACGAACCCGAGGTCATAGCGCGTGGCGGTGTTGGAACGAACGCGGGACACAGCGTTTTTATCAACGGGAAGAGATACGCGGTGAGACAGCTCCCGACCGGCTTTATACAGACCAAAGCGAGGCTCCTCATCGGAGCAGGCGTTCTTGTCGATCCTGAGGTGTTCTTCCACGAGCTTGAGCACCTCAAGGACTTCAACGTCGCCGGGAGGGTGGGGATAGACCACCGCTGTGCGATAATCGAGGAGAAGCATAAACAGCTTGATCGCTCCAACAGCCACCTCCACGACAAGATAGGGACGACGGGAAGCGGTTGCGGACCTGCTAATGCGGACAGGGTCATGCGAAAGGCAAAGCTCGCAAAGGAGGTTCCCGAGCTCGAACCTTATCTAACCGACGTGGCCCAGGAAATCAACGACGCGCTCGACGAGGGAAAGCTCGTCCTCATCGAGGGAACCCAGGGCTTCGGGCTGAGCCTCTACTACGGCACCTACCCCTACGTGACCTCCAAGGACACCACAGCCTCCGCCATAGCAAGCGACGTCGGAATAGGCCCGACGAGGGTTGACGACGTTATAGTCGTCTTCAAGAGCTTTCCAACGAGGGTCGGCGCTGGACCTTTCCCGACGGAGATGAGCCAGGAGGAAGCTGAAAAACTTGGCCTCGTCGAGTACGGGACGGTGACTGGAAGGAGGAGACGCGTCGGCTGGTTCGACTTTGATTTCGCCCGCTATTCGGCGAGAATCAATGGAGCAACCATGATAGCGCTCACGATGCTCGACAAGTACGATAAGAACGCCTTCGGTGTAACCGACTACGATAGGCTTCCAAAAAAGGCCAGGGAGTTCGTGGAAGAAATAGAAGGGCGCGTAGGTGTGCCCGTCGGGCTCATAAAAACGGGGCCCGAACTGGAGCACATCATCGACAGGAGGGAGGTCATTTAG
- a CDS encoding alpha/beta hydrolase, producing the protein MGVYKVKFGEPELGWVVLVHGLGEHSGRYGRLIRELNEAGFAIYAFDWPGHGKSPGKRGHTSVEEAMEIIDSIIEELGEKPFLFGHSLGGLTVVRYAETRPDKIRGVIASSPALAKSPETPGFMVALAKFLGRVAPGLVLSNGIRPELLSRSRDAVRKYVEDPLVHDRISAKLGRSIFVNMELAHREAERIRVPVLLLVGTADIITPPEGARKLFKRLKVEDKTLREFEGAYHEIFEDPEWADEFHRAIVEWLVERVRNKPR; encoded by the coding sequence ATGGGGGTTTACAAGGTCAAGTTCGGCGAACCAGAGCTCGGTTGGGTTGTCCTCGTTCACGGTCTTGGGGAGCACAGCGGGAGGTATGGGAGACTGATTAGGGAGCTCAACGAAGCTGGCTTTGCCATTTACGCCTTCGACTGGCCCGGCCACGGTAAAAGCCCCGGTAAGAGGGGACACACCAGCGTCGAAGAGGCCATGGAAATAATTGATTCCATAATTGAGGAATTAGGTGAGAAGCCTTTCCTCTTCGGCCATAGCCTCGGCGGTTTAACGGTTGTCAGATACGCCGAGACGAGGCCTGACAAAATTAGGGGTGTAATCGCTTCATCACCTGCACTCGCCAAGAGCCCCGAGACGCCTGGCTTCATGGTTGCCCTCGCAAAGTTCCTCGGAAGGGTCGCCCCTGGCCTTGTTCTCTCCAACGGCATAAGGCCGGAGCTCCTCTCAAGGAGCAGAGACGCCGTAAGGAAGTACGTTGAAGACCCGCTTGTCCACGACAGGATTTCTGCCAAACTCGGAAGGAGCATCTTCGTGAACATGGAGCTTGCTCACAGAGAGGCGGAAAGGATCAGAGTTCCCGTTCTCCTGCTCGTTGGTACTGCGGATATCATAACTCCACCGGAAGGCGCGAGAAAGCTTTTCAAAAGGCTTAAGGTTGAGGACAAAACGCTCAGGGAGTTTGAAGGTGCCTACCATGAGATATTTGAAGATCCCGAGTGGGCGGATGAGTTCCATAGGGCAATCGTTGAATGGCTTGTTGAGCGTGTTCGAAATAAACCAAGATAA